The Phormidium sp. PBR-2020 DNA segment CGAGATCAATGACGCGGGTTCCGTAGCGACGATCTTCGGAGTAGCCGCCGGCCCCGTCAAGCATGGGCCGGCCCAGACGGCGATCGCGCTGTAGGGGGGTGAGTAACCGTGATTGAGATAAAAAGCGCAGGATTTTGGCTTTCCCCGCTGCATCGACACTGCTGAGAATAGCAGCGGTTCGTCCGTCGGCGATCGCCCGTTCCTGGGGCCAATCTTCTAGTAAACCTTCATCGTTGACGGTGAGGTCAGAAATGCCCTGAAAATAGGCGTCAATGGTTTGTTGTTGGGTAATGCGGTTCTGTTGAATGGTTAAATCTCGGGAAATGACATATTGTTGCCAAGCCACATAAACCGCCAAAATGGCAATGGCAATTTGTCCCAACGCCCCGACAATCTCCCCCAACGCTCCCACGGCATCCCAGTTAATGCGAATGGCCCGGGTTCCTTGCTGGTTGGAGGTACTCAGCACCAATAAGCCGGTGGCGGAGGCCAACAGGCCCAGGGTGGCGATGACTAACTTACGCCAGGGATCAGGAATAACCTGTTGCCAGACGTTCGACCAACTCGGCAGAATCAGAATCAGGGACACCACCAGGGTGACTAATAACCCCGTCAAGGCTAACCAAACACTATCAACGGCCAAACCCACAATGGTGAGGAGAATGGCGGAGATGATAATGAAACTGGGATAGCGTTTTAGGTAGTTGAGGGTGGCCGAACGAGTCTCGGGGACAACCTCTGGGGCGGATGTGGAGGCGTTGAGGCGGGCCGGGGCTGGGGGCACGGGTTGGGACTCCCCCCCTTTTCCGTTTAAGTCTGATGTGGGAACTTGAGATTGGGAGTTTTGACTCATTGAGTTGGCCGATCGCGGTGAATGGTTTGGGCTGGGGTTAATGGGGACGTGAGGGAACTTGGAGCCTCCGCTACAATGATTTTAGCCCTGCTGTATGTCCCCTTGCTGCCAAAAAAAATGCCGTGACCCAAAATTTGGATCGGTACTATCACATCCTCGGCCTTGAACCGGGTGCGTCGATGGAAGAGGTGAATCAAGCCTATAAAGACTTGGTGTTTATCTGGCATCCCGATCGCATTCCCGGTGATAATCGCCGTCTACAAGAGAAGGCCGAGCAAAAGCTCAAATCGATCAATGAGGCTCGTGATTCTCTGCGGGCCGCCCATCGAGAACCTCGGAAACCGCCCGCATCGCCGCCGCGACACCCTCAGGGGCGATCGCCCTCTCCGCCCCCTCCCCATCGTGATCCCAGAGCGCCCTATTCCCAGAATCGCCCACCCCGTCGCCCCTCCCGGGATATGAGTCATGCGGATTTGCGGGGGGTGAATTTTCGCGAAAAAGACTTGTCTGGCCGCAATCTGGAAGGGGCGATTTTGGTGGATGCTAATCTCAGTGATACCTTCATGCACCGGGTGAATCTGACGGGGGCGGATTTGTCGGGGGCGAATTTGTTTCGGGCCAATCTGTTGGAAGCGGATCTCAGTTATGCGATTTTACGTAATGCCAACTTGATTGGAGCGGATTTGAGCGGGGCGGATTTGAGTCACGCGGATTTACGGGGGGCCAAGGTGGGGACGAGTAATCGCTTGTTGGTGAAACTCACGGGGACTAAACTAACGGATGCCATTCTTCCCGATGGCTCGATATATCAATAATTGGATATGGCAACGCTGAATCGACAACTAGCTCAACTTCTCTCTCGGGAGTTCTCGTTGACTCCCCATCATGTCTCGAATGCCCTCGAACTCTGGCTTGATGGGGCAACGATTCCCTTTATCGCCCGCTACCGCAAGGAACGCACTGGGGAAATGACGG contains these protein-coding regions:
- a CDS encoding pentapeptide repeat-containing protein, with amino-acid sequence MSQNSQSQVPTSDLNGKGGESQPVPPAPARLNASTSAPEVVPETRSATLNYLKRYPSFIIISAILLTIVGLAVDSVWLALTGLLVTLVVSLILILPSWSNVWQQVIPDPWRKLVIATLGLLASATGLLVLSTSNQQGTRAIRINWDAVGALGEIVGALGQIAIAILAVYVAWQQYVISRDLTIQQNRITQQQTIDAYFQGISDLTVNDEGLLEDWPQERAIADGRTAAILSSVDAAGKAKILRFLSQSRLLTPLQRDRRLGRPMLDGAGGYSEDRRYGTRVIDLGVMLAATDLSKTDLRWTDLSDANLVRTNLSDCDLVMANMSRAILYEANLTGADLKGTRFFYGKAETATPRTRHDVPNYETGEYTGTVVEDANFSNVQRLSEGQRYYCCAWCGENARQTIPGGCEGIPNKLGR
- a CDS encoding pentapeptide repeat-containing protein — protein: MEEVNQAYKDLVFIWHPDRIPGDNRRLQEKAEQKLKSINEARDSLRAAHREPRKPPASPPRHPQGRSPSPPPPHRDPRAPYSQNRPPRRPSRDMSHADLRGVNFREKDLSGRNLEGAILVDANLSDTFMHRVNLTGADLSGANLFRANLLEADLSYAILRNANLIGADLSGADLSHADLRGAKVGTSNRLLVKLTGTKLTDAILPDGSIYQ